The Medicago truncatula cultivar Jemalong A17 chromosome 4, MtrunA17r5.0-ANR, whole genome shotgun sequence genome includes a region encoding these proteins:
- the LOC11412028 gene encoding putative calcium-binding protein CML19: protein MRSNMEFERVLSYFDEDGDGKISPNELRSRMAKISGEFQLKEVEIAIEALDSDGDGLLSLEDLIALMESGGEEEKLKDLREAFEMYDDEGCGYITPKSLKRMLKKLGDSKSIEECKVMIKRFDLDGDGVLSFEEFRIMME from the coding sequence atgagGAGTAACATGGAATTTGAGCGTGTTCTTAGTTACTTTGATGAAGATGGCGACGGAAAGATTTCCCCGAACGAATTAAGGAGTCGAATGGCGAAGATTAGCGGAGAGTTTCAATTGAAAGAAGTGGAGATTGCTATTGAGGCATTGGATTCTGATGGTGATGGGTTAttgagtttggaggatttgatagcGCTAATGGAATCAGGGGGAGaggaagaaaaattgaaggatttgagGGAAGCTTTTGAAATGTATGATGATGAAGGGTGTGGGTACATAACACCAAAGAGTTTGAAGAGGATGTTGAAAAAGTTGGGGGATTCTAAGTCCATTGAAGAATGTAAAGTGATGATTAAAAGATTTGATTTGGATGGTGATGGTGTGCTTAGTTTTGAAGAGTTCAGAATCATGATGGAGTGA
- the LOC11413560 gene encoding putative calcium-binding protein CML19: protein MKREMEFERVLSYFDEDGDGKISPNELRSRMAKIGGEFQLKEVEIAIEALDSDGDGLLSLGDLITLMESGGEEEKLKDLREAFEMYDNEGCGFITPKSLKRMLKKLGDSKSIEECKLMIKRFDLDGDGVLSFEEFRIMMD, encoded by the coding sequence ATGAAGAGGGAAATGGAATTTGAGCGTGTTCTTAGTTACTTTGATGAAGATGGAGACGGAAAAATTTCGCCAAACGAGTTAAGGAGTCGAATGGCGAAGATTGGCGGAGAGTTTCAATTGAAAGAAGTTGAAATTGCTATTGAGGCATTGGATTCTGATGGTGATGGGTTATTGAGTTTGGGAGATTTGATTACGTTAATGGAATCAGGGGGAGAGGAggaaaaattgaaggatttgagGGAAGCTTTTGAAATGTATGATAATGAAGGATGTGGATTCATAACGCCAAAAAGTTTGAAGAGGATGTTGAAAAAACTGGGGGATTCTAAGTCCATTGAAGAATGCaaattgatgattaaaagaTTTGATTTGGATGGTGATGGTGTGCTTAGTTTTGAAGAATTCAGAATCATGATGGattga
- the LOC25493669 gene encoding putative calcium-binding protein CML19 — translation MRSNMEYERVLSYFDEDRDGKISPNELRSRMAKIGGEFQLKEVEIAIEALDSDGDGLLSLEDLIKLMESGGEEEKLKDLREAFEMYDNEGCGFITPKSLKRMLKKLGDSKSIEECKLMIKRFDLDGDGVLSFEEFRIMMD, via the coding sequence atgagGAGTAACATGGAATATGAGCGTGTACTTAGTTACTTTGATGAAGACCGTGACGGAAAGATTTCGCCGAACGAGTTAAGGAGTCGAATGGCGAAGATTGGCGGAGAGTTTCAATTGAAAGAAGTGGAAATTGCAATTGAGGCATTGGATTCTGATGGTGATGGATTAttgagtttggaggatttgataaagCTTATGGAATCAGGGGGAGaggaagaaaaattgaaggatttgagGGAAGCTTTTGAAATGTATGATAATGAAGGATGTGGATTCATAACACCAAAAAGTTTGAAGAGGATGTTGAAAAAACTGGGGGATTCTAAGTCCATTGAAGAATGCaaattgatgattaaaagaTTTGATTTGGATGGTGATGGTGTGCTTAGTTTTGAAGAATTCAGAATCATGATGGATTGA